The following proteins come from a genomic window of Populus alba chromosome 12, ASM523922v2, whole genome shotgun sequence:
- the LOC118037809 gene encoding protein TRANSPARENT TESTA GLABRA 1: protein MENSTQESHLRSENTVTYESPYPLYAMAISSTASRANQYQRIALGSFIEDYNNRIDIVSFDPETLSIKTHQNLSVEHPYPPTKLMFSPSSLHKSNDLLASSGDYLRLWEVRDSASVEPLLVLNNSKTSEFCSPLTSFDWNDIEPKRIGTCSIDTTCTIWDIEKGVVETQLIAHDKEVHDIAWGEARVFASVSADGSVRIFDLRDKEHSTIIYESPRPDTPLLRLAWNKQDLRYMATILMDSNKVVILDIRSPTIPVAELERHMASVNAIAWAPQSCRHICSAGDDSQALIWELPTVAGPNGIDPMSMCSATSEINQLRWSAALPDWIAIAFSNKMQLLKV, encoded by the coding sequence ATGGAGAATTCAACCCAAGAATCCCATCTAAGATCAGAAAACACTGTAACCTATGAATCCCCATACCCTCTCTATGCCATGGCAATCTCTTCAACCGCATCTCGCGCAAACCAATACCAGCGGATTGCCTTAGGTAGCTTCATTGAAGACTACAACAACCGTATAGACATCGTCTCTTTTGACCCTGAAACCCTCTCTATCAAAACCCACCAAAATCTCTCTGTTGAGCACCCTTATCCACCCACAAAGCTCATGTTTAGCCCTTCATCTCTTCACAAGTCCAATGACCTCTTAGCCTCTTCTGGTGACTATCTTCGATTGTGGGAAGTTAGAGACTCTGCTTCTGTTGAGCCTCTTTTGGTGCTTAACAATAGTAAGACAAGTGAGTTTTGTTCCCCTTTAACTTCTTTTGACTGGAATGATATTGAACCTAAGAGAATTGGTACTTGTAGTATTGATACAACTTGTACTATTTGGGATATTGAAAAGGGTGTTGTTGAAACACAACTTATAGCTCATGATAAAGAGGTTCATGATATTGCTTGGGGAGAAGCAAGGGTTTTTGCTTCAGTTTCTGCTGATGGGTCAGTTAGGATTTTTGATTTAAGAGATAAGGAACATTCTACTATTATATATGAGAGTCCTAGACCTGATACACCCTTGTTGAGATTGGCTTGGAACAAACAGGATTTGAGGTATATGGCTACAATATTGATGGATAGTAATAAAGTTGTGATCTTGGATATTAGGTCTCCAACAATCCCTGTTGCTGAGTTGGAGAGGCATATGGCGAGTGTGAATGCTATTGCTTGGGCTCCGCAGAGTTGTAGGCATATTTGTTCTGCTGGTGATGATTCACAGGCACTCATTTGGGAGTTACCTACTGTGGCTGGGCCTAATGGGATTGATCCAATGTCTATGTGCTCCGCTACTTCTGAAATTAACCAGCTTCGATGGTCTGCTGCACTGCCTGATTGGATTGCTATCGCGTTTTCAAACAAAATGCAGCTTTTAAAAGTTTGA